In Chondrocystis sp. NIES-4102, the following proteins share a genomic window:
- a CDS encoding antirestriction protein produces MTATTVICTNAVEIDTPHIYITPTLYSVVGVNSRVGIWINTISLPRHIKAQINRIFPNCEPSLDQFLIKDTANFHGFDISKFKNLDCINALSTSIKEHGKAFTLYLNSEGVEIDSLHSVDELITNFEEHYQGCFDSIEDYVDYYYQETGLLNSIKAAGLPRYYIDWVAIARDWECSGNYLFLKESYDQIHVFTNY; encoded by the coding sequence ATGACCGCAACAACAGTAATTTGTACTAATGCAGTTGAAATTGATACACCTCACATTTATATTACCCCTACGCTATACTCAGTTGTCGGTGTTAATTCTAGAGTTGGAATCTGGATTAATACTATCTCATTACCTCGACACATTAAAGCTCAAATTAATCGTATTTTCCCCAATTGTGAACCATCTCTTGATCAATTCCTGATCAAGGATACTGCGAATTTTCACGGCTTTGATATTTCTAAATTTAAAAACCTTGATTGTATTAATGCTCTTTCTACTTCCATTAAAGAGCATGGTAAAGCCTTTACTCTCTATCTTAACTCTGAAGGTGTAGAAATTGATAGTTTACATAGTGTCGATGAACTAATCACTAATTTTGAGGAGCATTATCAGGGCTGCTTCGATTCCATTGAGGATTATGTAGACTATTATTATCAAGAGACAGGATTACTCAATAGTATTAAAGCTGCTGGCTTACCCCGTTACTATATTGATTGGGTTGCTATTGCTCGTGACTGGGAATGTTCGGGGAATTATCTGTTTTTGAAAGAATCCTATGATCAAATCCATGTTTTTACTAATTATTAA